A single region of the Musa acuminata AAA Group cultivar baxijiao chromosome BXJ1-11, Cavendish_Baxijiao_AAA, whole genome shotgun sequence genome encodes:
- the LOC135596807 gene encoding ABC transporter C family member 5-like isoform X2: MGSFSLSSFGDLPFPEQVAAATHASLLLFFLFFASARRVFACAIRRIPAPKDDVQSPHPVRGDSGCDRFVIVGYWFKITAFCCFFVFFLQAAVLGYETVTFLTRDAESRDYTLLYLPAVQGLAWLVLGSSVFHCKLKALAKFPFLIRLWWFISFIFCLYIGYLDTKGLITNLIILNSHILANYASSPALAFLLVASVRGVTSVELYRAHGDLREPLLAGEEEAGCLRVTPYSEAGLFSIATLSWLDSLLLLGAKRPLEIRDVPLLATKERSKTCYKILNSNWERLKAEYPENQPSLALAIFRSFWKEAAFNAIFAGLFTAVSYVGPYLISYFVDYLSGNIAFPHEGYILASIFFTAKLIETLTTRQWYLGVDILGMHVRSALTAMVYRKGLRLSSTSRQSHTSGEIVNYMAVDVQRIGDYSWYLHDIWMLPLQIILALAILYKNVGIASVATLVATIVSIIVTIPLAKIQEEYQDNLMAAKDDRMRKTSECLRNMRILKLEAWEDRYRLKLEEMRNVEFKWLRKALYAQSVITFIFWGSPIFVSVVTFATSILLGGHLTAGGVLSALATFRILQEPLRNFPDLISMIAQTKVSLDRISGFLQEEELQEDATIVVPRGLTNNAIEIKDGEFCWDPSSATPTLSGIQLKVEKGMRIAVCGIVGSGKSSFLSCILGEIPKTSGEVRISGSAAYVPQSAWIQSGNIEENILFGSPMDKPKYKRVLHACCLKKDLELLLHGDQTIIGDRGINLSGGQKQRVQLARALYQDADIYLLDDPFSALDAHTGSELFKEYILSALASKTVIYVTHQVEFLPAAGKILVLKDGRIIQAGRYEELLQAGTDFNALVSAHHEAIETMDILEDSSEPNRKRLTSSPSNIDQMKSEAPEDELPSERKAIKEKKKVKRLRKKQLAQEEERERGRVSLKVYLSYMAAAYRGTLIPLIVLAQIMFQVLQIAGNWWMAWANPQTRGDKPKTNSVVLLVVYMSLAFGSSLFVFIRSVLVATFGLAAAQKLFLRMLKTVFRAPMSFFDSTPAGRILNRVSVDQSVVDLDIPFRLGGFASTTIQLLGIVGVMTKVTWQVLFLFVPMAIACLWMQKYYMASSRELVRIVSIQKSPVIHLFGESIAGAATIRGFRQEKRFMKRNLYLLDCFARPFFCSIAAIEWLCLRMELLSTFVFAFCMALLVSFPHGSIDPSMAGLAVTYGLNLNARLSRWILSFCKLENKIISIERIRQYCQIPSEAPPVVKDCRPTSSWPETGKLELIDLKVVGALQPSLQLEEYLMKGYSSCIILDLVHKCYNLKQIHYGHI; encoded by the exons ATGGGTTCGTTTTCCCTCAGCTCGTTCGGCGACCTCCCTTTTCCCGAGCAGGTCGCGGCGGCCACCCATGCAtcgctgcttctcttcttcttgttctttgcctCTGCACGGCGAGTTTTCGCCTGCGCCATCCGCCGCATCCCGGCTCCCAAGGATGACGTCCAGAGCCCTCATCCCGTTCGTGGCGATTCTGGTTGCGATCGGTTTGTGATAGTCGGTTATTGGTTCAAGATCACAGCTTTCTGCTGCTTCTTCGTTTTCTTCCTTCAAGCGGCGGTCTTGGGGTATGAAACCGTGACCTTCCTTACAAGAGACGCTGAATCAAGGGATTACACTCTTCTCTACCTGCCTGCCGTGCAAGGATTGGCGTGGCTCGTCTTGGGTTCATCGGTATTCCACTGTAAATTGAAGGCATTGGCCAAGTTTCCATTCTTGATTAGGTTATGGTGGTTTATTTCATTCATCTTCTGTCTTTACATTGGTTACCTTGATACCAAAGGATTGATAACGAATTTGATTATCCTAAATTCACACATACTAGCAAATTATGCCTCGTCACCTGCCCTTGCCTTCCTTCTCGTTGCCTCAGTTCGGGGTGTCACATCTGTAGAACTTTATAGGGCCCATGGAGACCTCAGGGAACCATTGCTTGCCGGAGAAGAAGAAGCGGGCTGTCTTAGAGTCACACCTTACAGTGAGGCAGGTCTTTTCAGCATTGCAACTTTGTCCTGGCTTGACTCACTCTTGCTGCTGGGTGCAAAAAGGCCATTAGAGATACGGGATGTACCTTTGCTAGCCACAAAAGAACGATCAAAGACTTGTTACAAGATACTGAATTCAAATTGGGAGAGGTTGAAAGCTGAGTACCCTGAGAACCAGCCATCATTGGCATTGGCCATTTTTCGGTCATTCTGGAAAGAAGCTGCTTTCAATGCTATATTTGCTGGATTGTTCACTGCAGTTTCTTATGTTGGTCCATATCTGATAAGCTATTTTGTTGATTATTTGAGTGGCAACATAGCATTTCCTCATGAGGGTTACATTTTGGCCTCGATATTTTTTACTGCTAAGTTGATAGAGACTCTTACCACCCGACAGTGGTACCTAGGAGTAGATATATTGGGCATGCATGTTAGATCAGCCTTGACAGCAATGGTGTACAGAAAAGGGcttaggttatcaagcacatcccGACAGAGCCATACAAGCGGTGAGATAGTAAACTACATGGCAGTTGATGTGCAGAGAATAGGTGATTATTCATGGTACCTCCATGATATATGGATGCTTCCACTACAAATCATTCTTGCTTTGGCAATCTTGTACAAAAATGTGGGCATTGCATCGGTTGCAACACTGGTGGCTACCATTGTCTCCATTATTGTTACAATTCCTCTCGCCAAGATACAAGAGGAGTATCAGGATAATTTAATGGCTGCCAAGGATGACAGAATGAGGAAGACCTCTGAATGTTTGAGGAACATGAGAATCCTAAAGCTGGAGGCTTGGGAAGACAGGTACCGCTTGAAATTAGAGGAGATGAGGAATGTGGAGTTCAAGTGGCTCCGAAAAGCCTTATATGCACAATCTGTTATAACCTTCATTTTCTGGGGGTCTCCTATATTTGTCTCAGTTGTAACCTTTGCTACTTCTATATTGTTGGGTGGTCATCTTACAGCAGGTGGTGTACTTTCAGCTTTAGCTACTTTTAGAATTCTtcaggagcctcttaggaattttCCAGATTTGATTTCCATGATTGCTCAGACAAAGGTTTCTCTGGACCGGATATCTGGGTTCTTACAAGAGGAAGAGCTACAAGAAGATGCCACCATAGTAGTTCCTCGGGGCCTTACGAACAATGCTATTGAAATCAAGGATGGAGAATTTTGTTGGGACCCCTCATCTGCAACACCAACACTCTCTGGGATACAACTGAAAGTTGAAAAAGGCATGCGTATTGCAGTTTGTGGCATAGTTGGTTCTGGCAAGTCAAGTTTCCTGTCTTGTATTCTGGGTGAGATACCAAAAACTTCCGGAGAA GTTCGGATAAGTGGCTCTGCAGCTTATGTCCCTCAGTCTGCTTGGATACAATCTGGAAAtatagaggaaaacattcttttcGGTAGCCCAATGGATAAGCCAAAATACAAAAGAGTTCTTCATGCTTGTTGTCTGAAAAAGGATTTGGAATTGTTATTGCATGGAGATCAAACCATCATTGGTGATAGAGGTATTAACCTGAGTGGTGGCCAGAAACAAAGAGTGCAGCTTGCTAGAGCACTTTATCAAGATGCAGACATTTATTTACTTGATGATCCTTTCAGTGCACTTGATGCTCACACAGGAAGTGAGCTATTTAAG GAATACATACTAAGTGCATTAGCTAGCAAGACTGTAATCTATGTTACTCATCAAGTGGAGTTTCTACCAGCTGCTGGCAAGATACTG GTCCTGAAAGATGGTCGGATAATCCAGGCTGGAAGATATGAAGAGCTTTTGCAGGCTGGAACTGACTTTAATGCTTTAGTTTCAGCTCACCATGAAGCAATTGAAACAATGGATATTTTAGAAGATTCAAGTGAACCCAATAGGAAAAGGTTAACATCAAGTCCAAGCAATATTGATCAAATGAAAAGTGAAGCACCGGAAGATGAACTGCCATCTGAGAGAAAAgcaataaaagagaaaaagaaagtgaAACGTTTGAGAAAGAAACAGCTGGCTCAAGAAGAGGAACGTGAAAGAGGAAGAGTTAGCTTAAAAGTATACTTATCATATATGGCTGCGGCATATAGAGGAACATTAATACCATTAATTGTCCTTGCTCAGATTATGTTTCAGGTGCTCCAAATAGCAGGCAACTGGTGGATGGCATGGGCAAATCCTCAAACTAGAGGCGACAAACCAAAGACAAACAGTGTGGTTCTTTTAGTTGTCTATATGAGCCTTGCTTTTGGGAGTTCGCTGTTTGTTTTTATAAGATCTGTTCTTGTAGCTACATTTGGCCTAGCAGCTGCACAGAAGTTGTTTCTAAGGATGCTTAAAACTGTCTTTCGAGCACCAATGTCATTTTTTGATTCTACTCCAGCTGGGCGGATCCTGAACCGA GTCTCTGTGGATCAAAGTGTTGTGGATCTTGATATACCTTTCAGACTTGGTGGTTTTGCTTCAACAACGATACAACTTCTTGGTATAGTTGGTGTAATGACTAAAGTTACTTGGCAAGTTCTGTTTCTGTTTGTCCCCATGGCGATTGCTTGCTTATGGATGCAG AAATATTACATGGCTTCATCGAGGGAGCTAGTCCGGATCGTTAGCATCCAAAAATCCCCGGTAATCCATCTTTTTGGGGAGTCAATTGCAGGAGCTGCTACTATTAGAGGCTTCCGTCAAGAAAAACGTTTTATGAAGAGGAACCTATACTTGCTTGATTGCTTTGCTCGTCCATTCTTCTGCAGTATTGCAGCAATTGAATGGCTTTGCTTGCGGATGGAATTGCTCTCAACTTTTGTATTCGCTTTCTGCATGGCTCTCCTTGTTAGCTTCCCACATGGATCTATCGATCCCA GTATGGCAGGTCTAGCTGTAACATATGGCTTAAATCTTAATGCCCGTTTGTCACGGTGGATATTGAGCTTTTGTAAACtcgaaaataaaattatttctatTGAACGCATACGTCAGTATTGCCAAATCCCAAGCGAAGCACCACCTGTTGTCAAGGATTGTCGCCCTACATCTTCATGGCCAGAGACTGGAAAACTTGAACTGATTGATCTCAAG GTTGTTGGTGCTCTTCAGCCTTCCTTGCAGTTGGAAGAATATCTTATGAAGGGTTACTCAAGTTGTATCATTTTGGATCTCGTTCATAAGTGCTATAACTTAAAGCAAATTCATTATGGCCACATCTGA
- the LOC135596807 gene encoding ABC transporter C family member 5-like isoform X1, with the protein MGSFSLSSFGDLPFPEQVAAATHASLLLFFLFFASARRVFACAIRRIPAPKDDVQSPHPVRGDSGCDRFVIVGYWFKITAFCCFFVFFLQAAVLGYETVTFLTRDAESRDYTLLYLPAVQGLAWLVLGSSVFHCKLKALAKFPFLIRLWWFISFIFCLYIGYLDTKGLITNLIILNSHILANYASSPALAFLLVASVRGVTSVELYRAHGDLREPLLAGEEEAGCLRVTPYSEAGLFSIATLSWLDSLLLLGAKRPLEIRDVPLLATKERSKTCYKILNSNWERLKAEYPENQPSLALAIFRSFWKEAAFNAIFAGLFTAVSYVGPYLISYFVDYLSGNIAFPHEGYILASIFFTAKLIETLTTRQWYLGVDILGMHVRSALTAMVYRKGLRLSSTSRQSHTSGEIVNYMAVDVQRIGDYSWYLHDIWMLPLQIILALAILYKNVGIASVATLVATIVSIIVTIPLAKIQEEYQDNLMAAKDDRMRKTSECLRNMRILKLEAWEDRYRLKLEEMRNVEFKWLRKALYAQSVITFIFWGSPIFVSVVTFATSILLGGHLTAGGVLSALATFRILQEPLRNFPDLISMIAQTKVSLDRISGFLQEEELQEDATIVVPRGLTNNAIEIKDGEFCWDPSSATPTLSGIQLKVEKGMRIAVCGIVGSGKSSFLSCILGEIPKTSGEVRISGSAAYVPQSAWIQSGNIEENILFGSPMDKPKYKRVLHACCLKKDLELLLHGDQTIIGDRGINLSGGQKQRVQLARALYQDADIYLLDDPFSALDAHTGSELFKEYILSALASKTVIYVTHQVEFLPAAGKILVLKDGRIIQAGRYEELLQAGTDFNALVSAHHEAIETMDILEDSSEPNRKRLTSSPSNIDQMKSEAPEDELPSERKAIKEKKKVKRLRKKQLAQEEERERGRVSLKVYLSYMAAAYRGTLIPLIVLAQIMFQVLQIAGNWWMAWANPQTRGDKPKTNSVVLLVVYMSLAFGSSLFVFIRSVLVATFGLAAAQKLFLRMLKTVFRAPMSFFDSTPAGRILNRVSVDQSVVDLDIPFRLGGFASTTIQLLGIVGVMTKVTWQVLFLFVPMAIACLWMQKYYMASSRELVRIVSIQKSPVIHLFGESIAGAATIRGFRQEKRFMKRNLYLLDCFARPFFCSIAAIEWLCLRMELLSTFVFAFCMALLVSFPHGSIDPSMAGLAVTYGLNLNARLSRWILSFCKLENKIISIERIRQYCQIPSEAPPVVKDCRPTSSWPETGKLELIDLKVRYKDTLPMVLHGITCAFPGGKKIGIVGRTGSGKSTMIQALFRLIEPAEGKIIIDNIDISTIGLHDLRSRLSIIPQDPTLFEGTIRVNLDPLEEHSDDEIWQALEKCQLGEVIRSKPQKLDAPVLESGDNWSVGQRQLVSLGRALLKQARILVLDEATASVDTATDNLIQKIIRREFEDCTVCTIAHRIPTVIDSDLVLVLSDGRITEFDSPHRLLEDKSSMFLRLVSEYSTRSSSMSDA; encoded by the exons ATGGGTTCGTTTTCCCTCAGCTCGTTCGGCGACCTCCCTTTTCCCGAGCAGGTCGCGGCGGCCACCCATGCAtcgctgcttctcttcttcttgttctttgcctCTGCACGGCGAGTTTTCGCCTGCGCCATCCGCCGCATCCCGGCTCCCAAGGATGACGTCCAGAGCCCTCATCCCGTTCGTGGCGATTCTGGTTGCGATCGGTTTGTGATAGTCGGTTATTGGTTCAAGATCACAGCTTTCTGCTGCTTCTTCGTTTTCTTCCTTCAAGCGGCGGTCTTGGGGTATGAAACCGTGACCTTCCTTACAAGAGACGCTGAATCAAGGGATTACACTCTTCTCTACCTGCCTGCCGTGCAAGGATTGGCGTGGCTCGTCTTGGGTTCATCGGTATTCCACTGTAAATTGAAGGCATTGGCCAAGTTTCCATTCTTGATTAGGTTATGGTGGTTTATTTCATTCATCTTCTGTCTTTACATTGGTTACCTTGATACCAAAGGATTGATAACGAATTTGATTATCCTAAATTCACACATACTAGCAAATTATGCCTCGTCACCTGCCCTTGCCTTCCTTCTCGTTGCCTCAGTTCGGGGTGTCACATCTGTAGAACTTTATAGGGCCCATGGAGACCTCAGGGAACCATTGCTTGCCGGAGAAGAAGAAGCGGGCTGTCTTAGAGTCACACCTTACAGTGAGGCAGGTCTTTTCAGCATTGCAACTTTGTCCTGGCTTGACTCACTCTTGCTGCTGGGTGCAAAAAGGCCATTAGAGATACGGGATGTACCTTTGCTAGCCACAAAAGAACGATCAAAGACTTGTTACAAGATACTGAATTCAAATTGGGAGAGGTTGAAAGCTGAGTACCCTGAGAACCAGCCATCATTGGCATTGGCCATTTTTCGGTCATTCTGGAAAGAAGCTGCTTTCAATGCTATATTTGCTGGATTGTTCACTGCAGTTTCTTATGTTGGTCCATATCTGATAAGCTATTTTGTTGATTATTTGAGTGGCAACATAGCATTTCCTCATGAGGGTTACATTTTGGCCTCGATATTTTTTACTGCTAAGTTGATAGAGACTCTTACCACCCGACAGTGGTACCTAGGAGTAGATATATTGGGCATGCATGTTAGATCAGCCTTGACAGCAATGGTGTACAGAAAAGGGcttaggttatcaagcacatcccGACAGAGCCATACAAGCGGTGAGATAGTAAACTACATGGCAGTTGATGTGCAGAGAATAGGTGATTATTCATGGTACCTCCATGATATATGGATGCTTCCACTACAAATCATTCTTGCTTTGGCAATCTTGTACAAAAATGTGGGCATTGCATCGGTTGCAACACTGGTGGCTACCATTGTCTCCATTATTGTTACAATTCCTCTCGCCAAGATACAAGAGGAGTATCAGGATAATTTAATGGCTGCCAAGGATGACAGAATGAGGAAGACCTCTGAATGTTTGAGGAACATGAGAATCCTAAAGCTGGAGGCTTGGGAAGACAGGTACCGCTTGAAATTAGAGGAGATGAGGAATGTGGAGTTCAAGTGGCTCCGAAAAGCCTTATATGCACAATCTGTTATAACCTTCATTTTCTGGGGGTCTCCTATATTTGTCTCAGTTGTAACCTTTGCTACTTCTATATTGTTGGGTGGTCATCTTACAGCAGGTGGTGTACTTTCAGCTTTAGCTACTTTTAGAATTCTtcaggagcctcttaggaattttCCAGATTTGATTTCCATGATTGCTCAGACAAAGGTTTCTCTGGACCGGATATCTGGGTTCTTACAAGAGGAAGAGCTACAAGAAGATGCCACCATAGTAGTTCCTCGGGGCCTTACGAACAATGCTATTGAAATCAAGGATGGAGAATTTTGTTGGGACCCCTCATCTGCAACACCAACACTCTCTGGGATACAACTGAAAGTTGAAAAAGGCATGCGTATTGCAGTTTGTGGCATAGTTGGTTCTGGCAAGTCAAGTTTCCTGTCTTGTATTCTGGGTGAGATACCAAAAACTTCCGGAGAA GTTCGGATAAGTGGCTCTGCAGCTTATGTCCCTCAGTCTGCTTGGATACAATCTGGAAAtatagaggaaaacattcttttcGGTAGCCCAATGGATAAGCCAAAATACAAAAGAGTTCTTCATGCTTGTTGTCTGAAAAAGGATTTGGAATTGTTATTGCATGGAGATCAAACCATCATTGGTGATAGAGGTATTAACCTGAGTGGTGGCCAGAAACAAAGAGTGCAGCTTGCTAGAGCACTTTATCAAGATGCAGACATTTATTTACTTGATGATCCTTTCAGTGCACTTGATGCTCACACAGGAAGTGAGCTATTTAAG GAATACATACTAAGTGCATTAGCTAGCAAGACTGTAATCTATGTTACTCATCAAGTGGAGTTTCTACCAGCTGCTGGCAAGATACTG GTCCTGAAAGATGGTCGGATAATCCAGGCTGGAAGATATGAAGAGCTTTTGCAGGCTGGAACTGACTTTAATGCTTTAGTTTCAGCTCACCATGAAGCAATTGAAACAATGGATATTTTAGAAGATTCAAGTGAACCCAATAGGAAAAGGTTAACATCAAGTCCAAGCAATATTGATCAAATGAAAAGTGAAGCACCGGAAGATGAACTGCCATCTGAGAGAAAAgcaataaaagagaaaaagaaagtgaAACGTTTGAGAAAGAAACAGCTGGCTCAAGAAGAGGAACGTGAAAGAGGAAGAGTTAGCTTAAAAGTATACTTATCATATATGGCTGCGGCATATAGAGGAACATTAATACCATTAATTGTCCTTGCTCAGATTATGTTTCAGGTGCTCCAAATAGCAGGCAACTGGTGGATGGCATGGGCAAATCCTCAAACTAGAGGCGACAAACCAAAGACAAACAGTGTGGTTCTTTTAGTTGTCTATATGAGCCTTGCTTTTGGGAGTTCGCTGTTTGTTTTTATAAGATCTGTTCTTGTAGCTACATTTGGCCTAGCAGCTGCACAGAAGTTGTTTCTAAGGATGCTTAAAACTGTCTTTCGAGCACCAATGTCATTTTTTGATTCTACTCCAGCTGGGCGGATCCTGAACCGA GTCTCTGTGGATCAAAGTGTTGTGGATCTTGATATACCTTTCAGACTTGGTGGTTTTGCTTCAACAACGATACAACTTCTTGGTATAGTTGGTGTAATGACTAAAGTTACTTGGCAAGTTCTGTTTCTGTTTGTCCCCATGGCGATTGCTTGCTTATGGATGCAG AAATATTACATGGCTTCATCGAGGGAGCTAGTCCGGATCGTTAGCATCCAAAAATCCCCGGTAATCCATCTTTTTGGGGAGTCAATTGCAGGAGCTGCTACTATTAGAGGCTTCCGTCAAGAAAAACGTTTTATGAAGAGGAACCTATACTTGCTTGATTGCTTTGCTCGTCCATTCTTCTGCAGTATTGCAGCAATTGAATGGCTTTGCTTGCGGATGGAATTGCTCTCAACTTTTGTATTCGCTTTCTGCATGGCTCTCCTTGTTAGCTTCCCACATGGATCTATCGATCCCA GTATGGCAGGTCTAGCTGTAACATATGGCTTAAATCTTAATGCCCGTTTGTCACGGTGGATATTGAGCTTTTGTAAACtcgaaaataaaattatttctatTGAACGCATACGTCAGTATTGCCAAATCCCAAGCGAAGCACCACCTGTTGTCAAGGATTGTCGCCCTACATCTTCATGGCCAGAGACTGGAAAACTTGAACTGATTGATCTCAAG GTGCGTTATAAAGACACCTTACCTATGGTCCTTCATGGTATAACCTGTGCATTTCCTGGCGGGAAAAAGATTGGAATTGTTGGGCGCACTGGAAGTGGTAAATCTACCATGATACAGGCACTGTTCCGTTTAATTGAACCTGCAGAAGGCAAAATCATCATTGACAACATAGACATTTCTACCATTGGCCTCCATGATCTTCGTTCTCGACTTAGCATCATTCCTCAAGATCCCACTTTGTTTGAGGGTACAATCAGGGTTAATCTTGATCCCCTTGAAGAGCATTCTGATGATGAAATCTGGCAG GCACTTGAAAAATGTCAGCTTGGAGAGGTGATCCGGTCTAAGCCACAAAAGCTAGATGCTCCAG TTCTGGAGAGTGGAGACAACTGGAGTGTTGGACAACGCCAACTTGTTTCGTTGGGCAGGGCTTTGCTGAAGCAGGCTCGAATATTGGTTCTTGATGAGGCAACAGCCTCGGTTGACACAGCTACAGATAACCTTATTCAGAAGATTATCCGAAGAGAATTTGAGGATTGTACAGTCTGCACCATCGCACACCGTATCCCTACTGTTATTGACAGTGACCTGGTTTTGGTGCTTAGCGATG GTAGAATCACCGAATTTGATAGTCCACACCGGTTGTTGGAAGACAAGTCTTCGATGTTTCTCAGGCTAGTTTCCGAGTACTCTACAAGATCTAGCAGTATGTCAGATGCTTGA